From the genome of Bacillota bacterium, one region includes:
- a CDS encoding methyl-accepting chemotaxis protein, with amino-acid sequence MNRRVETLPRILLPFVLSVMCGGGSVWLQARFGTAGFGVALLIGFWLAIAIGFVQLDASGQRRALRPVIEYLQALAAGDTYALFPSGLKGPAVQLAEPLQELAERLQLVLGELQIAADQMRTASGQLNVGTNEAQMAMNQIAQVVQEIA; translated from the coding sequence GTGAACAGAAGAGTTGAAACACTACCCCGTATACTGCTGCCCTTTGTCTTGTCGGTAATGTGTGGTGGCGGTTCGGTCTGGCTGCAGGCTAGATTTGGCACCGCCGGTTTTGGTGTGGCCCTGTTAATTGGGTTTTGGCTGGCTATTGCTATCGGGTTTGTGCAGCTAGATGCTTCCGGCCAACGACGTGCCCTGCGGCCAGTAATCGAGTATCTTCAAGCTCTGGCAGCCGGGGATACCTATGCCCTGTTTCCATCGGGATTAAAAGGCCCGGCAGTGCAGCTTGCTGAGCCGTTGCAAGAACTGGCCGAGCGATTACAGTTAGTTCTGGGAGAACTTCAAATAGCAGCCGATCAAATGCGCACGGCGTCCGGTCAATTGAATGTGGGCACTAACGAAGCACAAATGGCTATGAACCAAATAGCCCAAGTGGTGCAGGAAATAGCTCA
- a CDS encoding PadR family transcriptional regulator: protein MVMCGCHSNSNGHDANCVCQQFSTSTRPAGFLQTCLLFLLLEQPAHGYGLLERLGEFGLAEVDVGGTYRILNRLEDNGFVTSSWETGGSGPARKEYRVTPAGVELLHCWAEAIRRNRRYVDRFLARYQDMFSD from the coding sequence GTGGTTATGTGTGGATGTCATAGTAACAGCAACGGTCACGACGCAAATTGTGTCTGCCAGCAGTTTAGCACTTCCACTCGTCCGGCTGGGTTTCTTCAGACTTGTTTGCTGTTTCTTCTGCTGGAACAACCAGCTCACGGCTATGGTTTGCTGGAGCGCCTGGGCGAGTTCGGCTTGGCGGAAGTGGATGTCGGCGGAACGTATCGTATCCTTAACCGGTTGGAAGACAATGGCTTTGTTACGTCTAGTTGGGAAACAGGCGGTTCCGGACCGGCCCGGAAGGAATATCGGGTTACTCCTGCCGGGGTGGAGCTGCTTCACTGTTGGGCCGAGGCGATTAGGCGCAATCGCCGGTATGTAGACAGATTTCTGGCTCGTTATCAGGATATGTTCAGCGACTGA